A DNA window from Methanobrevibacter thaueri contains the following coding sequences:
- a CDS encoding zinc ribbon domain-containing protein — MVKCRNCGLDVADDLENCPNCGSNLLKSEEIKEDIPDNSAKCPNCGADLNENHSFCPSCGTKIESEEKESRTCENCGSTLPENTLFCSICGTKVKDTPKATKKICPNCGVEVDPGTTFCPECGTNVFTGANNKQELVSTQSFAEKINLNNIIKPSIIALVVALILSFIGLLIGFSWFSFIIAIILSAGFFGAAMDNEANAIVFGLIVGLILGLLETPLVEFTYGAFVAGFYEGFFGGHLLLIVILGVIMAYVSNMYLKESIRGATDNFKGML; from the coding sequence ATGGTTAAATGTAGAAATTGTGGTTTGGATGTTGCTGATGATTTAGAGAATTGCCCTAATTGCGGTAGTAATCTTCTTAAATCTGAAGAGATTAAAGAAGATATTCCAGATAATTCCGCTAAATGCCCCAACTGTGGTGCAGATTTAAATGAAAATCATTCTTTTTGTCCAAGCTGCGGCACAAAAATTGAATCCGAGGAGAAGGAGTCCAGAACTTGTGAAAATTGTGGTTCAACCTTGCCTGAAAACACTTTATTTTGCTCAATATGTGGAACTAAAGTCAAGGACACTCCAAAGGCCACTAAAAAAATTTGCCCAAATTGTGGGGTGGAAGTTGATCCGGGTACAACATTCTGTCCGGAATGTGGAACTAATGTTTTCACAGGTGCGAATAATAAACAGGAATTAGTTTCCACTCAGTCTTTTGCTGAAAAAATTAATTTAAACAATATAATTAAACCTTCAATTATTGCTTTAGTTGTAGCATTAATACTGTCATTCATAGGTTTGTTAATTGGTTTTTCATGGTTCTCATTTATCATAGCAATTATTCTGAGTGCAGGGTTTTTTGGAGCAGCTATGGATAATGAGGCCAATGCGATAGTGTTCGGTTTGATTGTTGGTTTAATTCTGGGCTTGTTAGAAACTCCATTAGTTGAATTTACATATGGTGCATTTGTAGCAGGATTTTATGAAGGATTCTTTGGAGGACATTTGCTTTTGATTGTAATTTTAGGAGTAATCATGGCTTATGTTTCAAATATGTATCTTAAAGAATCAATTCGTGGAGCAACAGATAACTTCAAAGGAATGTTATAA
- a CDS encoding glycosyltransferase family protein, with protein MNIALVAETAPAKALIPILEKVDADILSLTHSEGAMELLGPYSKEIFSIGEGRRNTTKKRSNFTIAKLVLKDTIHTYNALKKHPVDLTITCGNAGDVRKGIAASKKLNLPKLHIEQDIYNPIEMIAYADLITVPSKRAMKQLEELYDITNTVNIKGYPQAEYVGRVPILEAEKIYEQYQHDDFYVLFFGGDTRASDIPEIIKEVEKIDKTILVIPYRFETSAITPHITKSNIFVVEGYVDLISLMNASQGVIYCAGMGITIEVGALGVPAVKILGFHTQHASNDLAQDLGINVVSTNDIDHAVSRMKKPQGKRLIKNGCKASLKVAELTTSMDSYDQNCGGLSSLRKIWNHRKQYR; from the coding sequence ATGAATATCGCTCTTGTAGCAGAAACAGCCCCTGCAAAAGCCTTAATTCCCATCCTTGAAAAAGTCGATGCAGATATTTTATCTTTAACTCATAGTGAAGGAGCAATGGAATTACTGGGACCATACAGTAAAGAAATTTTTTCAATAGGCGAGGGTCGAAGGAACACTACAAAGAAAAGAAGCAATTTTACAATCGCCAAACTAGTTTTAAAAGACACTATCCACACATATAATGCTTTAAAAAAACATCCTGTTGATTTAACAATAACATGTGGAAATGCAGGGGATGTACGTAAGGGAATCGCAGCATCAAAAAAATTAAATTTGCCAAAACTTCATATAGAACAGGATATTTATAATCCGATAGAAATGATAGCCTATGCGGATCTAATCACCGTTCCAAGTAAGAGGGCTATGAAACAATTAGAAGAGCTGTACGATATTACAAATACTGTAAATATAAAAGGATATCCTCAAGCGGAATATGTAGGCAGAGTTCCAATATTGGAAGCTGAGAAAATATATGAACAGTATCAGCATGATGATTTTTATGTTCTCTTTTTTGGTGGAGACACAAGAGCTTCAGATATTCCTGAGATAATTAAAGAAGTGGAAAAGATTGACAAAACAATATTAGTCATTCCTTATAGGTTTGAAACATCTGCCATAACCCCCCATATCACTAAAAGCAATATTTTTGTTGTTGAGGGTTATGTGGATTTGATTAGTCTGATGAATGCTTCACAAGGAGTAATCTATTGTGCCGGAATGGGAATAACAATTGAAGTTGGCGCTTTAGGAGTTCCCGCAGTAAAAATCTTGGGTTTCCATACCCAACATGCAAGTAATGACTTGGCTCAGGATTTAGGAATAAATGTTGTTTCTACGAATGATATAGATCATGCTGTTTCTAGGATGAAAAAACCTCAAGGCAAACGTTTAATTAAAAACGGTTGTAAAGCCAGCCTTAAGGTAGCGGAATTGACTACAAGTATGGACTCATATGACCAAAATTGTGGTGGCTTAAGTAGCCTAAGGAAAATCTGGAACCATAGAAAGCAGTACCGATGA
- the ade gene encoding adenine deaminase, translating to MSFTAFIFDVITDTIYPARITVEDGLFKEITPITINEGSQIDVKGLMVPGFIDAHLHIESSMVSPAQFAKIAVRHGTTAAVCDPHEIANVLGIEGVEAMFENAKQVPFNFYFTAPSCVPATPFETSGAVLDSSDIEYLLKKDEIVALGEMMNFPGVINGDEEVLRKLDLAHKYNKPIDGHAPLLSREDLDEYLKHGISTDHECSNVLEALEKKMKGMKIMVRDGSSAMDMEGLFNIDDGVAYIESSNSKSILLRDIFEKRIFSPMFDFIVSDDKHPNDLIKGHLNKSVQKAVSLGIDILKAISMVTINPGYHYNLNCGAIVPGAKADYVIIDSIYDFNVLETYIGGECVFDGENVLFDVPEIEPKNTMNVSKKTPSDFDIHYDGGDECEVNVIECFDGDLLTKRTTAKLPVKDGVVQADILQDVLKIAVVERYGGNTVANGFIKGFGLKKGAIASSIAHDSHNIIVVGYNSDRMARAVNQVIEDKGGIAVYSVDFEDSLPLPIAGLMSNEDVFDVAEKLGVLHDMVKALGCTLEAPFMTMAFMALLVIPSIKISDKGLFDGDNFEFMDVIIN from the coding sequence ATGTCATTTACAGCTTTCATCTTTGATGTGATCACAGACACAATTTATCCTGCAAGGATTACCGTGGAAGATGGTCTGTTTAAGGAGATCACTCCGATAACAATCAATGAAGGTTCACAAATTGATGTTAAGGGATTAATGGTTCCAGGATTTATCGATGCACACCTTCATATTGAAAGCAGTATGGTCTCTCCAGCACAATTTGCTAAAATTGCAGTGCGCCACGGTACTACCGCTGCCGTTTGCGACCCTCATGAGATAGCCAACGTTTTAGGAATTGAAGGGGTCGAAGCCATGTTTGAAAATGCAAAGCAGGTTCCTTTTAATTTTTATTTCACAGCACCTTCATGTGTGCCGGCCACTCCGTTTGAAACTTCCGGTGCGGTTCTTGATTCCTCAGATATAGAATATCTGCTTAAGAAAGATGAGATTGTTGCATTGGGTGAAATGATGAATTTCCCAGGAGTTATAAATGGTGATGAGGAAGTGCTTAGGAAGTTGGATTTGGCACATAAATACAACAAACCGATTGACGGTCATGCGCCATTGCTTTCCCGTGAAGATTTGGATGAATACCTTAAACACGGTATAAGTACAGACCACGAATGCAGCAATGTTTTGGAAGCTCTCGAGAAAAAGATGAAAGGTATGAAAATCATGGTTCGTGACGGTTCATCCGCCATGGATATGGAGGGTCTCTTCAATATTGATGATGGTGTTGCATATATTGAGAGTTCAAATTCCAAGAGTATCCTTTTAAGGGACATATTCGAGAAAAGAATTTTCTCTCCAATGTTTGATTTCATAGTCAGCGATGACAAGCATCCGAACGATTTAATTAAGGGTCACTTAAACAAATCAGTTCAAAAGGCGGTTAGTCTGGGAATCGATATCTTAAAAGCGATCAGTATGGTAACAATCAATCCCGGATATCACTATAATCTAAATTGCGGAGCTATTGTGCCGGGTGCAAAAGCCGATTATGTAATTATTGACAGCATATATGATTTCAATGTCTTAGAGACATACATTGGTGGGGAATGTGTATTCGATGGGGAAAATGTCCTTTTCGATGTTCCTGAAATTGAACCTAAAAACACAATGAATGTGTCCAAGAAAACCCCAAGCGATTTCGATATACATTATGACGGTGGAGATGAATGTGAAGTCAATGTAATCGAGTGCTTTGACGGGGATTTGCTGACCAAAAGGACCACTGCAAAATTGCCTGTTAAGGATGGTGTGGTTCAAGCGGATATTCTTCAGGATGTCTTAAAGATAGCTGTTGTGGAACGTTATGGTGGAAATACTGTTGCCAATGGATTCATCAAAGGATTCGGATTGAAAAAAGGAGCTATTGCTTCATCAATTGCCCACGATTCACATAACATAATCGTTGTCGGATATAATTCAGATAGGATGGCAAGAGCGGTCAATCAGGTAATTGAAGATAAGGGAGGCATTGCCGTTTACAGTGTGGACTTTGAAGATTCACTGCCTCTGCCTATTGCCGGACTGATGTCAAATGAGGATGTATTTGATGTTGCCGAGAAATTGGGCGTTCTGCATGATATGGTAAAGGCATTAGGATGTACGCTTGAAGCGCCGTTCATGACAATGGCATTCATGGCATTGCTCGTTATTCCATCAATCAAGATATCTGATAAGGGATTGTTCGATGGGGACAATTTCGAGTTTATGGACGTAATTATCAATTAA
- a CDS encoding SIS domain-containing protein encodes MKYKMYDEMMEQPESLRKTFESEMPKLDEASKLAANASKIYLVGCGSSISTCYSVRDAIRMSSTNLDIEVYAGYEFYYNKKLIENEDSIAIFTSQSGETADTLAALRKANEYKIHTVSISNEPESSMIKEAKTPIVTRCETETAILGTKTYITQLACLYQILFSASDYEAKDTLLEQLSQMPDLIEELLKTTEYDNRLLAQDFKNEDIFYCLGSGPNFGLAYKLAMTMLMEGAIKHACPEYSAEFRHGLIERAEKDVPIIILKSEFESDEITDKAIDFSENLKLKSIIYELKDYADVDKLLSPFVLVIPLEWFVYYLAHYNGEDPGATRHIGKVRY; translated from the coding sequence ATGAAATATAAAATGTATGATGAGATGATGGAGCAACCTGAATCTCTTAGAAAGACTTTCGAAAGTGAAATGCCTAAATTGGATGAAGCTTCCAAGTTAGCAGCAAATGCTTCCAAGATTTATTTGGTTGGTTGTGGAAGTTCTATCTCAACTTGTTACAGTGTTAGAGATGCAATCAGGATGTCCAGTACTAATTTAGACATTGAAGTCTATGCGGGTTATGAATTTTATTACAATAAGAAATTGATTGAAAATGAAGATTCAATTGCGATTTTCACTTCACAATCCGGTGAAACTGCAGACACTCTCGCAGCATTAAGAAAAGCTAATGAATACAAAATACACACTGTTTCTATTTCAAACGAACCTGAAAGTTCAATGATTAAAGAAGCTAAAACTCCAATAGTAACAAGATGCGAAACAGAAACAGCTATTTTAGGTACAAAAACCTATATTACTCAACTTGCTTGCTTGTATCAAATCTTGTTCTCAGCCAGTGATTATGAGGCAAAGGACACCTTATTAGAACAATTGTCCCAAATGCCTGACCTCATTGAGGAATTGCTGAAAACCACTGAATACGATAACAGATTGCTTGCACAGGACTTCAAGAATGAGGACATTTTCTATTGTTTGGGAAGTGGACCAAACTTTGGTCTTGCATATAAGTTGGCAATGACAATGCTCATGGAAGGGGCAATAAAGCATGCCTGTCCTGAATATTCAGCGGAATTCAGACACGGTCTAATTGAAAGGGCCGAGAAGGATGTGCCTATCATAATCTTAAAATCTGAATTTGAATCTGATGAGATTACAGATAAGGCAATTGACTTTTCTGAAAATCTTAAATTAAAATCAATCATTTATGAATTGAAAGACTATGCTGATGTGGATAAATTATTATCTCCATTCGTATTGGTAATTCCACTTGAATGGTTTGTCTATTACTTGGCACATTATAATGGTGAAGATCCGGGTGCTACAAGACACATCGGTAAAGTAAGATATTAA
- a CDS encoding double zinc ribbon domain-containing protein, which produces MVKCNNCGAEVIGSDFCFNCGEKIEKFEAGSDICPKCGTKNNKNTNFCVECGHKLDNGASVSFKQQEWNARRDAVLARYDKLAEEFGIKDEDYFLTSVKRFNMLEESTSKHKTINKLVSGYNPNLFIGNETMIDGFFLIKENKFVFMEIDNRDFKKVNAGINNFYFDKIVSMRVTKRLGDESRYEDITKRAWTSPHDIRRDLQNKIQSLKATRFKDMVANNDSADMFDRLLIKLVDNTSYEIRLPSYEFGQGLVDLYESLRDKPQTVIVENQTAEVSKAQQLKEFQDLLESGALTQEEFDQLKKELLFN; this is translated from the coding sequence ATGGTCAAATGTAACAATTGTGGGGCTGAAGTAATCGGGTCTGATTTTTGTTTCAATTGTGGTGAAAAAATAGAAAAATTTGAAGCAGGCTCAGATATTTGCCCGAAATGCGGAACTAAAAACAATAAAAATACAAATTTCTGTGTAGAATGTGGACATAAATTGGATAACGGCGCTTCAGTTTCATTTAAACAACAAGAGTGGAATGCAAGACGTGATGCAGTTCTTGCAAGATATGATAAGCTTGCTGAAGAATTCGGAATCAAAGATGAAGATTATTTCTTAACAAGTGTCAAACGGTTTAATATGTTAGAAGAATCAACATCAAAACACAAAACTATCAATAAACTTGTTTCAGGATACAATCCTAATTTGTTCATTGGTAATGAAACAATGATTGATGGATTTTTCTTAATCAAAGAGAATAAATTTGTTTTCATGGAAATTGATAACAGGGATTTCAAAAAAGTTAATGCAGGAATAAATAATTTTTACTTTGATAAAATTGTTTCAATGAGGGTAACAAAAAGATTGGGTGATGAAAGCAGATATGAAGACATTACCAAAAGGGCTTGGACATCTCCTCATGATATTCGTAGAGACTTGCAAAATAAGATCCAATCTCTTAAAGCAACTCGATTTAAGGATATGGTTGCAAACAATGATAGTGCAGATATGTTTGACAGATTATTAATCAAATTAGTGGACAATACCTCTTATGAAATTAGATTGCCTAGTTATGAATTTGGCCAAGGTTTAGTGGATTTATATGAATCATTAAGAGATAAACCACAGACTGTCATTGTTGAAAATCAAACTGCTGAAGTTAGCAAAGCACAACAATTAAAAGAGTTCCAGGATTTGCTTGAAAGTGGAGCATTAACTCAAGAGGAATTTGACCAACTTAAAAAAGAGTTATTATTTAATTAA
- a CDS encoding NCS2 family permease has product MLDNFFKFKENGTDFKTEIIAGITTFLAMAYILGVNPVILGDGGLPVTGVFFATAVASGVACIIMGLVAKYPVGLAPGMGLNALFTYTIILGMGNSAETALAAVLLSSIIFLIITISGLREAILNAIPLDLKLGIGAAIGCFLAFLGLKGAGIIVSDPSTFVSMGALTAAPAFLALLGILITLILYVKKVPAAVFLGLVITAILGVIFTAVGYGTGDILMPAVPAQFITTSFDLSLFAVCFNGFGTLFNNIPNLLMMLFSLVFVTFFDTTGTLMALGRQCGFIDEEGQAVGIENAFLADAVGGIVGAIFGTSTVTAYVESAAGIGIGGKSGLTAVVTGILFILSIFFAPLVLGLFTSPVTCAALVIVGILMIGQLKEVEWDNLIVAASVFMTIVMMILTYSISLGIAWGFVVYAVASLASGKAKELGWGIWLMVIVFIIYLFFGL; this is encoded by the coding sequence ATGTTGGATAATTTTTTTAAATTTAAGGAAAATGGAACTGATTTTAAAACAGAAATCATCGCAGGTATCACCACATTCCTCGCTATGGCTTACATTTTAGGTGTAAACCCAGTCATATTGGGTGACGGTGGATTACCTGTCACTGGAGTGTTTTTCGCTACTGCTGTCGCTTCAGGTGTTGCTTGTATAATTATGGGGCTAGTTGCTAAATATCCAGTCGGATTAGCTCCAGGTATGGGACTGAATGCGCTGTTTACATATACCATCATTTTGGGAATGGGAAACAGTGCTGAAACTGCTCTTGCTGCTGTACTCCTTTCAAGTATAATCTTTTTAATAATCACTATTTCTGGATTAAGGGAAGCTATCTTAAACGCTATTCCTCTTGATTTGAAATTAGGTATCGGTGCAGCTATTGGATGTTTCTTGGCTTTCTTGGGTCTTAAAGGTGCAGGAATTATTGTGTCTGATCCTTCCACTTTTGTTAGTATGGGAGCACTCACAGCGGCTCCGGCATTTCTCGCATTGTTAGGTATTCTCATTACCTTGATTTTATATGTGAAAAAAGTGCCTGCAGCTGTATTCTTAGGATTAGTCATCACAGCTATTCTCGGTGTAATATTCACTGCAGTAGGATACGGTACCGGAGACATATTGATGCCTGCCGTACCGGCACAATTCATTACCACTAGTTTTGACCTATCATTATTCGCTGTATGTTTCAATGGATTTGGAACACTGTTCAATAACATTCCTAACTTGTTAATGATGTTGTTCTCACTTGTATTCGTGACATTCTTCGATACAACAGGAACATTGATGGCATTAGGAAGACAATGTGGATTCATCGATGAGGAAGGTCAAGCTGTTGGAATTGAAAACGCATTCTTGGCTGACGCTGTTGGCGGTATTGTTGGTGCAATATTCGGTACAAGTACAGTAACCGCATATGTTGAAAGTGCAGCAGGTATTGGTATTGGAGGTAAATCTGGTTTAACCGCTGTAGTCACTGGTATCCTATTCATCTTATCTATATTCTTTGCGCCATTAGTATTAGGATTGTTCACATCTCCTGTTACTTGTGCTGCATTAGTTATTGTAGGTATATTGATGATTGGACAATTGAAAGAAGTAGAATGGGATAACTTAATTGTAGCGGCTTCAGTATTCATGACCATTGTTATGATGATTTTAACCTACTCCATTTCATTAGGTATCGCTTGGGGATTCGTTGTTTACGCAGTTGCAAGCCTAGCTAGTGGAAAAGCAAAAGAGTTAGGTTGGGGTATCTGGCTGATGGTTATTGTATTTATAATATACCTGTTCTTCGGACTTTAG
- a CDS encoding DUF447 domain-containing protein: MNINLASIGMEKGRQYETIITTKNEDGTYNAAPIGVICAGEDKIINRIFKGSHTLENIIREREFIVNITHDPELFTVSLLGNLPQSYFDDDCSLKCGDAYFKCNVISLTEAVKQSDPVKKKGEGIVIKSKAIDIVIKKPTKAMNRGFGYVIETLVNLTRFDLVDDAKKEEYITQFKEANRVVLKVGTKEDIKAMREIKKELKRKGYDL, from the coding sequence ATGAATATAAATTTAGCCTCAATCGGAATGGAAAAAGGCAGGCAATACGAAACAATTATCACTACAAAAAACGAAGATGGGACCTATAATGCAGCTCCCATAGGAGTTATTTGTGCAGGTGAGGATAAAATAATCAACCGTATTTTCAAGGGAAGTCACACTTTGGAAAATATTATCCGCGAAAGGGAGTTTATTGTAAACATAACCCATGATCCTGAACTGTTTACTGTTTCATTACTTGGAAACCTTCCTCAAAGTTATTTCGACGATGATTGCTCTCTCAAATGTGGAGACGCATATTTTAAATGCAATGTGATTAGCTTAACCGAAGCCGTGAAACAAAGCGACCCTGTCAAAAAGAAAGGGGAAGGAATTGTCATCAAATCAAAAGCGATTGATATTGTAATCAAAAAGCCGACCAAAGCAATGAACAGGGGATTCGGTTATGTCATTGAAACATTGGTCAATCTAACACGTTTCGATTTGGTTGACGATGCAAAAAAAGAAGAATATATAACCCAGTTTAAGGAAGCAAATCGCGTTGTCTTAAAAGTCGGGACTAAAGAAGACATAAAGGCAATGAGAGAAATAAAAAAAGAATTAAAAAGAAAAGGTTATGACCTTTAA
- a CDS encoding Hsp20/alpha crystallin family protein translates to MVDSETIEEKISDKKEEFDEKIDEGKEKIEDKKEKSKNIADNIINDLYKSIDEFKENVRNMQKTADQKYSDYKKATVQTLDIDLIETKDVYYVKAAVPGVEKDDVLIEAGDNDLTIETTFKSYFDEFAEDETAEVISSSIKSGRCVKTIRFENSLDLENIKAKFSNGIVIITIPKLVIPKHKVNVE, encoded by the coding sequence ATGGTAGATTCCGAAACCATTGAAGAAAAAATTTCTGACAAAAAAGAAGAATTTGATGAAAAAATCGATGAAGGAAAAGAAAAAATCGAAGACAAAAAGGAAAAAAGCAAAAACATTGCTGATAACATTATTAACGATTTGTACAAAAGCATAGACGAGTTCAAAGAAAACGTCAGAAACATGCAAAAAACCGCAGATCAAAAATACAGCGATTACAAAAAAGCAACCGTACAAACTTTAGACATTGACCTTATTGAAACCAAAGATGTTTACTATGTAAAAGCAGCAGTTCCTGGTGTTGAAAAAGACGATGTGTTAATTGAAGCAGGAGACAATGACTTAACCATTGAAACCACTTTCAAATCATACTTCGATGAATTCGCAGAAGATGAAACTGCTGAAGTAATTTCCTCCTCCATAAAATCAGGCAGATGCGTAAAAACCATCAGATTTGAAAACAGCCTCGACTTAGAAAACATCAAAGCAAAATTCTCAAACGGAATTGTAATTATTACCATTCCAAAACTAGTTATACCAAAACATAAAGTTAATGTAGAATAA
- a CDS encoding winged helix-turn-helix domain-containing protein encodes MSIISLLARSKKRIKVLKSLEKEDKIPSKISKDIEDNSNHVSKYLKTLKDAELVECLNEEDKRYRFYSITDKGKYYLDKVEKDYSD; translated from the coding sequence ATGAGCATTATATCTCTGCTGGCTCGTTCCAAAAAAAGAATTAAGGTCTTAAAATCCCTTGAAAAAGAGGATAAGATACCATCAAAAATCAGCAAGGATATTGAGGATAACAGCAACCATGTTTCCAAATATCTAAAAACCTTAAAGGATGCCGAGCTTGTAGAATGTCTTAATGAAGAGGACAAGAGATATAGATTTTACAGCATCACTGACAAGGGCAAATATTACCTTGACAAGGTAGAAAAAGATTACAGCGACTAA
- a CDS encoding oligosaccharide repeat unit polymerase family protein: protein MDYKKYDIFSPMIFVLLVLVYLIFSEIAFHYHLHKLIGVDQFTIVVIVLGIAFYILGIVLSNYFLKNKEISVNTEKIDKIFSERLVLSVVIIGILLQIVNLIYLGGIPLFSGYLKARAATRIWLLSYLIFLPSINILIAKYDNKKYYLLFILGLLLFVSTGYRTTAMAIVISVLITLYYTRNLPWKYLILSIIAIFILLLAVGYIAVISIEWQTWSSTPIELLFYRAGYTLQVLDRAVFLQGSTHGQLLYNTLMGFFKSSDPRVIVGSTTLGYAHSTTSTIFGPALLDFGLYAMLLQMAIIGFIINLIYKVQANAKNIFIALYAIVMAHLIIWIETGPTDLVVFLYYLISIIILIYVVNLKKVGNE, encoded by the coding sequence ATGGATTATAAAAAATATGATATTTTTTCACCAATGATATTCGTTTTATTGGTCCTTGTTTATTTAATATTTTCAGAAATAGCTTTTCATTATCATTTACATAAGTTAATTGGCGTTGATCAATTCACTATTGTAGTAATAGTCTTAGGAATTGCATTTTATATCCTGGGCATTGTATTGTCAAATTATTTTCTTAAGAATAAGGAAATTAGTGTAAATACTGAAAAAATAGATAAAATTTTCTCGGAACGCCTTGTTTTATCAGTGGTGATAATTGGAATATTACTTCAAATAGTAAATTTAATCTACTTGGGAGGAATTCCCCTATTTAGCGGATATCTTAAAGCCCGTGCGGCAACAAGGATATGGTTATTAAGTTATTTAATCTTTTTACCTTCAATTAATATTCTAATAGCAAAATATGATAACAAAAAATATTATTTACTGTTCATATTAGGTTTATTACTGTTTGTATCTACCGGTTATAGGACAACTGCTATGGCTATTGTAATAAGCGTATTGATAACATTGTATTATACCCGGAATCTGCCTTGGAAATATTTGATATTATCCATAATTGCCATATTCATATTGCTGTTGGCGGTGGGATATATTGCAGTAATATCAATTGAATGGCAAACCTGGAGCTCAACTCCAATTGAACTGTTATTTTATAGGGCAGGATACACTTTACAAGTCTTAGACCGTGCAGTATTTCTACAGGGCAGCACTCACGGCCAATTGTTATATAATACATTGATGGGATTTTTCAAATCTTCAGATCCAAGGGTAATTGTTGGCTCAACAACATTAGGTTACGCCCATTCAACAACTTCAACTATTTTTGGACCTGCATTGTTGGATTTCGGATTATATGCCATGCTATTGCAAATGGCAATCATAGGATTTATAATAAATTTAATTTATAAAGTGCAGGCTAATGCCAAGAACATTTTCATTGCATTGTATGCAATAGTGATGGCTCATTTAATAATATGGATAGAAACAGGACCTACTGATTTGGTCGTATTCTTATACTATTTAATTTCAATAATCATATTAATTTATGTAGTTAATTTAAAAAAGGTGGGTAATGAATGA
- a CDS encoding ornithine cyclodeaminase: MNKRTIELSGHIIDSLTLTKTMGIIMDKGGEFDILEIDVGRKKSDVSHAKIEVSADSPELLESILDELSVLGASIDEIKEVNLVASTKDKVAPEGFYSSSNHTTHIFYDGNWIPVEEIEMDCLVVVDEDAKRAFVKPIADVKAGDKIVVGLEGVRVTPPHRSREEQQVFEFMNSEVSSEKPLMNLINGIAEEMKEIKAKGGKIGIVGGPAIVHTGSGKYLASLVREGYIDVIMAGNALATHDIESNLFGTSLGIEVETGKIVAHGHTHHMRAINRINNSGSIKKAVEDGTLTGGIMYECIKNDVPYVLAGSIRDDGPLPDVITDTAEAQKIMRHYAQEVDMVIMIATMLHSIATGNLLPSRVKSICVDINPSTVTKLSDRGSAQVLGIVTDIGTFLPLLYNALMED; encoded by the coding sequence ATGAATAAAAGAACTATTGAGCTTTCAGGCCATATTATTGACTCATTGACCCTTACAAAAACAATGGGCATTATTATGGACAAAGGCGGAGAATTTGATATATTGGAAATTGATGTTGGACGTAAAAAGTCAGATGTAAGTCATGCGAAAATTGAAGTTTCAGCGGATTCTCCCGAACTATTGGAATCTATTTTAGATGAATTATCAGTGCTTGGTGCATCTATCGATGAGATTAAAGAAGTCAATCTTGTTGCATCAACCAAAGATAAAGTTGCTCCTGAAGGCTTTTATTCATCATCCAATCATACAACACACATTTTCTATGATGGAAATTGGATACCTGTTGAAGAGATTGAGATGGACTGTCTAGTGGTCGTTGATGAAGACGCCAAACGCGCTTTCGTAAAACCTATCGCTGATGTTAAGGCGGGCGATAAAATTGTCGTCGGTCTTGAGGGCGTTAGGGTCACACCTCCTCACAGGTCACGTGAAGAACAGCAAGTGTTTGAGTTCATGAACAGTGAAGTCTCTTCCGAAAAACCTTTAATGAATCTTATAAATGGTATTGCTGAAGAGATGAAGGAAATCAAAGCCAAAGGAGGTAAAATCGGTATTGTTGGAGGGCCAGCTATAGTTCATACAGGTTCAGGCAAGTACTTGGCATCACTTGTTAGGGAAGGCTACATTGATGTGATTATGGCAGGTAACGCTCTTGCAACTCACGATATTGAATCCAACCTGTTCGGCACTTCATTGGGTATTGAAGTCGAGACAGGTAAGATTGTCGCTCATGGCCACACTCACCATATGAGGGCCATTAACAGGATAAACAATTCTGGATCCATCAAAAAAGCAGTTGAAGACGGTACCTTGACTGGAGGTATCATGTATGAGTGTATTAAAAACGATGTTCCATATGTTTTAGCAGGTTCCATCCGTGACGATGGTCCTTTGCCTGATGTCATAACAGACACTGCTGAGGCACAAAAGATAATGAGACATTATGCTCAGGAGGTTGACATGGTCATCATGATTGCAACCATGCTGCATTCAATTGCAACTGGTAATCTCCTGCCTTCAAGAGTTAAAAGTATATGTGTGGATATCAACCCTTCCACAGTTACCAAATTGTCCGATAGGGGCAGTGCTCAAGTGCTTGGTATTGTTACTGATATCGGTACATTCCTGCCACTTCTTTACAATGCTCTGATGGAGGACTGA